The following are encoded in a window of Podospora pseudoanserina strain CBS 124.78 chromosome 6, whole genome shotgun sequence genomic DNA:
- a CDS encoding hypothetical protein (COG:S; EggNog:ENOG503P4GH) — protein MSATEASSPFVEPYPGYAAENKGPTILGVTSAMTLLGIVFVAARVYSRVISMGKIYLDDYITLFSITLCVIYVGLAGAAISHGGGRHLDTLSPEDVKKALYYTVISFVPGVSSFTIPKFAVVVLLRKILNPGRAHRMVMWVVSVIYGLLAIGMLVINFAQCTPARAQWLDAPGKCWDRQITVDYAMALGIYSVLFDFYLAIYPTVVLFQLQLNWRKKLALSSSLGFGYCAGVITCYKCYTLSGLLEVVDFTYTVDDVVLWTNIEANCVIIGACIPCLYPLIRKLFGNSALGGTSGPTGGNSKSGGGYRGNTGRTNTVVTIGSYAKNKGRSRSKSISQLDTINDMDADGKYIILEERSFHCSTAELTEPDAMGANVQNEHRKPERVAKPDGW, from the exons ATGTCTGCCACTGAagcttcttcccctttcGTGGAGCCCTATCCTGGGTATGCGGCCGAAAATAAGGGCCCAACCATCCTAGGCGTCACGTCGGCCATGACGTTGCTGGGCATCGTGTTTGTGGCGGCAAGAGTGTACAGCAGAGTGATCTCGATGGGCAAGATCTACCTCGACGACTACATCACTCTCTTTTCCATT ACTCTCTGTGTTATATATGTTGGACTGGCTGGTGCCGCCATTTcgcatggtggtggtagacATCTCGATACCCTAAGCCCTGAAGATGTCAAAAAAGCCCTCTATTACACCGTCATCTCGTTCGTACCTGGCGTGTCGTCCTTTACGATCCCCAAGTTTGCCGTGGTGGTTTTGCTGCGCAAGATCTTGAACCCGGGCCGGGCGCACCGCATGGTCATGTGGGTGGTTTCGGTCATCTAtggcctcctcgccattGGCATGCTCGTCATCAACTTTGCCCAATGCACCCCAGCTCGTGCGCAGTGGTTGGACGCCCCAGGCAAATGCTGGGACCGTCAGATCACGGTCGACTATGCCATGGCCCTCGGAATTTATTCGGTTCTTTTCGACTTTTATCTCGCCATCTATCCCACCGTCGTTCTTTTCCAGCTGCAGCTCAactggaggaagaagctggctCTTTCGTCGTCGTTGGGCTTCGGATACTGTGCCGGTGTCATCACTTGCTACAAGTGCTACACGTTGAGTGGCCTCCTCGAGGTCGTGGACTTTACGTATACCGTCGACGATGTGGTTCTCTGGACAAA TATCGAAGCAAACTGCGTCATCATTGGCGCCTGCATTCCCTGCCTCTACCCCCTCATCAGGAAGCTATTCGGCAACTCTGCTCTCGGGGGCACCTCTGGTCCAACGGGCGGCAACTCCAAATCAGGGGGCGGGTACCGTGGAAACACTGGACGCACCAACACTGTCGTCACCATCGGATCTTATGCTAAGAACAAGGGACGCTCGCGCAGCAAGTCCATCTCGCAGCTGGACACCATCAACGACATGGATGCCGACGGCAAATACATCATCCTCGAGGAGCGCTCGTTCCACTGCAGCACCGCCGAGCTGACGGAACCGGATGCCATGGGGGCGAATGTGCAAAATGAGCACAGGAAGCCCGAGCGGGTAGCAAAACCAGACGGATGGTGA